The proteins below are encoded in one region of Tiliqua scincoides isolate rTilSci1 chromosome 7, rTilSci1.hap2, whole genome shotgun sequence:
- the CAPZA3 gene encoding F-actin-capping protein subunit alpha-3, producing MPEESELSKEEKTKLICGLLKQAPPGEFNNVFEDLRILIDDDILMRLEAAQVCAHHTRNNFTSVRIKGGNALVTRYNYIGGNRFFDPQIKLSFRFDHLSGKADKFLLHHDTFRDDTELWRATLNVALESYVESHFQSGGCRVFKKNLTNSPFFVVCIEGHQSPPSESWNGHWKSEWTFAFTPPATEVKGNIHLQLHYFKGMNLHFTANEDIIDSITLINRTQFAHDFAKLIEAEEKKFQTGLVEGLQVLSDEIWRTLRRHLSITRTVINWDKLLTCQNRVVKASGSDLLKCLL from the coding sequence ATGCCTGAAGAAAGTGAATTATCTAAAGAAGAGAAAACGAAATTAATCTGCGGTTTGCTAAAACAAGCCCCACCAGGAGAATTCAACAATGTTTTTGAAGATCTCCGTATTCTAATTGATGATGATATTCTCATGAGGCTGGAGGCTGCTCAAGTGTGTGCCCATCACACCAGGAACAACTTCACCTctgtgagaataaaagggggCAATGCTCTGGTGACTCGCTACAATTATATTGGAGGGAACCGTTTCTTTGATCCACAGATCAAGCTTTCTTTCAGGTTTGATCACTTGAGTGGAAAGGCTGATAAATTTCTGCTTCACCATGACACCTTCAGAGATGATACTGAGTTATGGAGAGCAACGCTTAATGTGGCTTTAGAATCATACGTGGAGAGTCACTTCCAGTCAGGAGGCTGCCGGGTGTTCAAAAAAAACCTGACAAACAGCCCTTTCTTTGTGGTCTGCATTGAAGGCCATCAGTCTCCACCTTCAGAGTCTTGGAATGGTCATTGGAAATCAGAATGGACTTTTGCCTTTACTCCACCTGCTACAGAGGTCAAGGGGAACATTCATCTGCAGCTACACTATTTCAAAGGCATGAACCTCCACTTTACAGCAAATGAAGATATAATAGACTCCATAACCTTAATTAACCGCACCCAGTTTGCCCATGATTTTGCAAAGTTAATTGAGGCAGAAGAGAAGAAATTCCAGACTGGATTGGTGGAAGGCCTCCAGGtcttgtcagatgaaatatggaGAACACTACGTCGGCATCTCTCCATCACTCGCACTGTCATCAACTGGGATAAACTGCTGACTTGCCAGAACAgagtggtgaaggcatctggaagCGACCTACTGAAATGTCTTTTGTGA